The DNA region ACGATTGTAAAATCAAATAAATTCCAAGGGTCCTTAAAGTAAGAAAGTGTTGGTTTAGCTACAATAAGGCGCAAAACGATTTCAATCGTAAATAACCATAGGAGAATACGATCGGCAATACCAAGTAAAGTATGGTATTTTTGAAGAATAGCAGGGTACGTTTCAAGACCAACTATAATAGCATTTATGAGAATCAATACCATGACAGCCGCAGTAAAGAATGGGTGATTAACCACTACATCAGCTCGATCTCTGAAGGCGGTAGGCTGCTGGGTTGAGTTTGTTTCCTTCATTGACAATGACTTCTCCTTTTCCACTCTTCTCTTAATAGCCAGTAAGGTTAAAAAGGTATATGCTTCTATCCTATGTGTCTAGCTAGGCTTCGTCAAGCCTTCCTTAACGGCATAAATAGCTGCCTGTGTGCGATCCTCAACTTCAAGCTTCAAGAGAATGTTACTGACGTGAGTTTTCACCGTCTTGATCCCAATATATAAAAGCTCGCCGATTTCTTTGTTGCTTTTTCCTTCTCCTAAAAGAGCAAGCACCTCTAGCTCCCTATTGGTTAGAGCTGTATGTAGTTGATTTGCTTTAGTTCCAGGACGTTGTAGCCGATTCATCATCATACTAGCTACTTGAGAATCAATCATCGGCTCTCCCTTAAACGCTTTTCGTATGGCTTCGGCAATTGTCCCTGCGGGTGATGTTTTCAGCAGATAACTAAACGCCCCGGCTTCGATAGCAGGAAACACCTTTTCATCATTAATAAAGCTAGTAAGCACAATGATTTTAGGTAAACTTCCATCCTCTATTGGATGACTCATGATTTCCTTTGTTGCTCCAACACCGTCCAATCCATCCATGACTAAGTCCATGAGGATGACATGAGGCTGATGCTGCTTAGCTAGCTCAATAGCCTCCAGCCCATTTTTCGCTTGGCCAACAATAACTAGATCAGGCTCTGTTTGTAGAAAAGTAGCTAAACCCATGCGTACCATTTCATGATCATCGACGATTAAAACGTGAATATTCTCCATGCTATTCCTCTCCTTTCCTCGACTTAATCGGGATTCGTATATCAATGCGAGTTCCTTTACTAGGATATGATAGGATATCAATATGCCCTCCTATATCCATAATTCGCTCATGCATGGTGGCCAGACCGTAGGAGCTCTTTTTCTTCGTATTTTGATCAAAGCCAACACCATTATCCTCCATAAATAATAGTATACGTTCCCCTTTGTGCCACAATCTTAGCTCAATACGAGTTGCCTTGGCATGTCGGAGCATATTAGAAAGAGCCTCTTGAATGACACGAAATAAATGGTCCTCAATCCCACTTTCTAGTTTAATCTCGAGCTGAATATCCCATTTGAGCTGTAGCTCGGAGTACTTTCCTTGAATTTCTGTCAGGAGCTGATCTAAACCATCTATGAGTGTCTGCCCGTCAAGGGTTACAGGACGCAGGTGAAGGATTAGCGCTCGCAACTCCTGCTGAGCTTGATTGACAATCTTTTCGATTTGACCCATTAAGGTTTGAGCCTGCTCAGGGTTCTGTGTCATCAATCTAGGCAATGCCGATAAATTCATAGAAGCGGCAAATAATTGCTGACTGACCGCATCATGAAGCTCTCTGGCCAGCTTTCTACGTTCTTCTAAAGAAGCGGCTGCTTGGGATTGCTGTAGCAATTCGGCATTTTCGTTAGCAAGCTTTTGCAGAGCAAGCACCTGACCTTCAATACGGTCAGCCATATGATTATATTTCTCACTGATTTGGGCTAATTCATCCTCACCCTCTAAATCCAGTCTGTAATCAAGCTTTCCTTTACTAATGGCCTCTATGGCTCCAGCGATACCTTGAAGTCTTTTTTTTAAGCTGCGACCAAAGGGGAAGCCAAAAAAAGCAGTAAAAAACAAGGCTGAAATGATTCCACAAGCCGCAATGAAGAAAAGGAGAGTAAAATACTCCTTTGAATAAAAAGGAGGTAAGAAGGAGGACTCCAAAATAGGCTGCCAAGGGGAAAGCTCAGTAATTATCATAGAAGTCAAAAGAAGCAAGATGATTAATCCTGCTACACTACTAAGCGTACTCTTCAAAATCTCTAAAAAAATATGCCATTGTAAATTAACCAGCTTAAATTGATTCTGTAAAAAACGTCGAATCATTTTTGTGCGCCCCCTCTTAATCAGCCCGTCTGATATCAATCTCACCAGCACTTAGAGTGGCCACAATGTATACTTTCTTTATAGCTTCATTATAGTCCTCACTTTGATAGAAAGCGGATCGACCTGTCCCGTTAGCACTATCGCCTAAAACATCAACCTCACCTACACGAACTTTAGCATCAACATGTACGGAAAGATTTTCAGGAATTAACACACTAATCTCTCCTACAAAACCAGAGATATCTATGATCGTTTCCCCAGCAGGAATAATGGCTTTTGTCAGATCAATATCTACATCTCCTGCACCAAGCCACACGGTCATATCTTCTAGATTCCATGAGCCTCGTCCAATCTTCATATCCCCAACCATCATTTTTCTTCGAACAGGAAAATCCTGTGTTTTCATATCAAGATGTTTATCATTTTTCCATTTTCGTACCCTGCGCTGGTGAAAGCGGTTATTTAAGATCAATTTAAACCCTATATAGATAATGAGTAAAGGCCAGGCATACGTCCAAATATCTCTAAAGCTGATAGAAAACCAGTCTAAGTTATTACCTAGAAATATAAGACCAAGAAAGGTTAAGAGCAAGCCAGTAAATACACTTCCGCTAACACTACGGTTATTTGTAACAAGCCGATTTAGTGCGTTAATCAGCTCGCTGACTCCCCAAATAATTAGAATAGCCGGCCAGAAGGTAGCAAGGATCCACCCAATATTAAACTCTATATCTAGCAGACCTATATTCGATAATAAAAAGGCACCGCCGAGTAGTAATAGTAATAGTCCCCATAAATATCTAGCCATTCTCTTTCTCTCCTTTGGTTAGCAAAATCATCTACCTTGTCTACATACACCTCGAGCAAGATAGATGATTGATCATATTGCTCAAAGTTTATCCTTTAAGCCACGTGTACCTAGGCTTTGCTCACAATCTTTGTCTTAATACTCATTATATCACTTATTCTCTACACGCCAATCTACTTTCTTAATGATCAAGAAAACAGATACTAGTGTATAAGCTAGAAGGATAAGTGTATTTATTAAAACACTATTGGACCATCCCTCAATTAAAACGGTACGCATAGCGTCAGCTGCATAGGTGGTAGGGAAAATATAGGATAACCATTGCAAAAATACAGGGAGCTGGCTAATGTCAATCAATACCGGGCTCATGAAGCCAACAACCATCATCAATGCCTGAGCAAGCATGTTGACAAGCTGATGATTAGGAGACCAAAAACCGATCAATACTCCAAGTCCAACTACACTAGAAACCGTAAGCATTAAGACAAGAATAAGTCCCCAGCTAAACGTGAATTGGAGGTCATAGACCGCCTGACCTATAAACGCTAAAATGACGAACGATGGAACACACATAATTAAGCCGCGGAGTAAATTAGCAAAAATAAAATTAATTTTAGCAATAGGTAATGAGGAATAATACGTAAAATGTCCTTGATGCTTTTGCCATGAAATTTCCTGGGACATCACATTAAGCCCCATAATGACCAGCCCGAATAGCATATTTCCAGTAATAATTCTTGTCATCATTTCCGGTGTAGGATCAACAGTGAAAAATCTAAGAAACATCAGTGTTGTCAAAGGGAACATACAGGCCATAACGAAAATCCAAACCCATGCTTCCCGTATAATAGAAAACTGAATGCGGGATAAAATCAGCCATTCTGTAATCTTCCTTCTAAAGCCTCCTTGCTGTATAGGGAACTCCATAGCTCCTTGAGCATGCAACATGTTTTGATTTGAAGATTGCTGGTTTGTTTTCATGTCTACACGGCCTCCGCATTTTCCTGAATTCGATCATCATCGATATGAAAATAGACATCCTCTAGGTTTGGAGGAACAAGTGAGTATTCCTCAAGGGGCAAGGCGGGGTCACCAAGTCGTTCAATCGCCTGACTAGCGTCTTGCTTTTCTAGCAAAGTACGGATACGGTTTTCTCCTACCTTGGTCCATTCTCCAAGCTCGCTCAGCTCTTTGGACAACAAGTCGCTTTTTCCAGAGGTAGCTGTGACCTCTAATCTCATTCGCTGATCGACCCGTTGCTTTAAATGACTAATATGATCAATAGCTAAAAGCTGTCCGTGATTAACGACCGCTACACGATCGACGACCTGCTCAGCCTCTAGTACATTGTGTGTAACAAGAATAATTGTTGCCCCTTGTTGATTGCGCTCCTTGATTAAATCCCAAACAAGTCTTCTCTTCTTGGGGTCTAGCTCATTGGTCGGTTCATCTAAAATCATAACAGGAGAATAGCCAATGAGGCATGTTCCTATCCCTATTAATCTCTTCTGTCCGCCAGATATGTTTTTTAATAGCTTGTTTCGCAAGCTCTCCAATTCAAAGCGCTGTAATAGCTCTTCTGATTGCTTCAATGCGACATCCTTCGGTAAGCCTCTTAAGCGTCCGGTAAAATACAGAGCTTCCCATACTTTTAATGAAGTTAAGGCATGTGGCTCTTGAGAGTAATAAGCAACCTCTTGGGCCACTTTTTTCGTTTGCTGTAGAACCTCAACTCCTTGATAAAACACTTTTCCTGAAGTGGGAACAATATGTCCTACCATTTGCTTAATCAATGTAGATTTACCTGCTCCATTCGGTCCTAGCAGACCTAAAATTTCCCCGCGCTGTACATAAAAACTAATATCCTTGTTTGCCTGCACCTTTCCTTTCTTATACTCTTTATTAACGTGGTCTAGCTCATACACGTATGTAATCATCCTCTACTTCACTCCTTAGCTTTCTTCAATTTCCTAATTTGTTACATCCATCATATAAAAAGAAGTGAAGTGGGGTAACAGGCGTCAGCAGGGTTTTCAGCTCCGTCTTAAGACCGAAGGAAGAAAGTGAAAGTGAGAGATTGATTTAATCTTCCCTTATTCAATATGAAACAGTTTGTTAAAGTGAAAATCTATGTGAGGTCATTAATTTCGTTCGTTTGATAAGGACAAATGTATTTTTAATCACTGCTTTTTCGACTTTATCTGTCTCTTTCTTTCAATTCATGTTCTAGCTCTTTCTTTTTCAACAAATAACTTTAACAAAAAAAAGAAGCCTTCTTCCTGCTACCTAGCTAGTAAGCATTTATAGAAGGCTTCCGTGTATTAAACTAGTTTAAGACGTAGTATCTGTTCAAGAAATGAAGATTATCTCTATCTTTACATACTCGGATGTTCAGATTCTCGGGTACTCGAGTACTCGAGTACAAGAAGATTAGTTCTTCCCGGCAGGCACCTCATCCCCGCGTTTAGGATCAATCTCACCCTCAAAGTTAACCCGTATCGAGGAGGCATGCATCCAATCGGCATCATCCATCACATGAAAATGAATATGAGGTTCACTAGAATTTCCAGAGTTTCCGCAAAGACCGAGCAGATCACCCTGCTCTACAGTATCCCCCTCAGCTACAGTTACAGACCCCTCTTTAAAGTGGGCAAGGACACTAAACTCACCATTCCCATGATCCAAAATGACATGGTTTCCTAGAGGCTGTTCTGCATTTGTTTCAACCTGTGGTGTATTATCCTGAATCCCGTTTTCCACAGAAATAACAGTCCCCCCAGCCGGAGCTACGACTTCCTTACCAAAGGCGAAATAGCTTTCATTTTCGGCAGGGTCGCCCGCGTAGCTTGATCCATTCTGCATAATTGACCAATCATACGCATAGCGCTGGCTTTCTACGGCATAATGGTAGTTGACCATAACGTTCCGTCCACCCCAAAAGGTGAACCATGTCTCAGTAGTAGGTACGATAAAGCTTGTTTCAGATAGCTTTTCATCCGTTTCAGGAAACGAGCTTAATGGAGTGAGCTGAAGGCCAGCAATCGCCTGATCAGCATCAAAGTACGTTTGAATTCCCTTAGTGCCTGACTGGTCGATCCACAGGTACTCCATCAATCCTTGTACGGGAATCGTCGATAGCAGCTCAAAGCTAGTAACATTCTCATTGTAGGAGGTTGAAAGCTCTATAAAGGCTGCTTCATCTACGGCTGCTTTAAAATCAGAGCTTGTCTGAGCATAGATTTCGGAAAAGTCCCCACGTGTAAAGGCTTCTCCAAATTCCTGTGGATCAATAGTCACTATACTCTCTCCTTCGTCTCCCTCTACAGGATCTGTTTGTTCAGTAGATTCACTATTGTCTGGATCAATAGGTATGTTTTCGTCTTCAGTACTACAAGCTGTGAGCAGGGTCAGAGCTAGTGCCCCTACTCCTATACTTTTAAGGACAGGCTGTATGGCTTTCATTATGTACTCCTCCTTTAGTCATTTGTCTTTATTTACGAAAAAGAGGAGAAGGCGTTTCGAATAATTTACCTAGAATAACTCGTAAAGCTAGTCCTGCTACTCATTCTTTTTTCTGAGTTCAGTTAATCGATAGAATGTTCCCCGCCAAACGATGCCTCCCTTAAACATAGTGAGCAAAATAGCCCTGACAAAAACGAAGCAAAACAAAAGTACACTTACAGGGAGCAGAAACATGTTCAATCCAGAATCGGAGGACATTTTTCTAACATGTAGAAGGTATAACGTAAAGATGAGAGCAATCGTTAAGCCATAGCTAAGTAGTTTCCAGTCCTGCCAAATAAAAATAGCAATGAACGGAAATAGAAATACAAATAGCTGACCAAACAAAGCAAAAAAAGCAAGAGCATAGCTGTAATGGAGTCCAGCAAATGCGTTTTTTTCCAAGCCTTGAATCGCTTCCTTTAACGTAGGATACCATTCTACTTGAAGCATTGACTTAGCTGTATGGACGCGCTGACGAAAACCCCCTTGCTTAACCTTCATACCAAGCTGGAGATCGTCATCAGGTCTCATCGATATGGAGCGGTGAGTACCAATCTCCTCGTAGACGCTTTTCTTAATCAAATTAAAGGCTCCGATCCCCACACCATATTTATGTTGTTTATCATTATTGGCTACCCAGAGGCGTTTAAACAGAGTAAAGGAGAAGAGAAAATAATGGACAAATAGCCGTAAAACAAAGTGCTTCGCCTCCATTTGTGGAGAAAG from Bacillus horti includes:
- a CDS encoding response regulator transcription factor, which produces MENIHVLIVDDHEMVRMGLATFLQTEPDLVIVGQAKNGLEAIELAKQHQPHVILMDLVMDGLDGVGATKEIMSHPIEDGSLPKIIVLTSFINDEKVFPAIEAGAFSYLLKTSPAGTIAEAIRKAFKGEPMIDSQVASMMMNRLQRPGTKANQLHTALTNRELEVLALLGEGKSNKEIGELLYIGIKTVKTHVSNILLKLEVEDRTQAAIYAVKEGLTKPS
- a CDS encoding HAMP domain-containing sensor histidine kinase, whose product is MIRRFLQNQFKLVNLQWHIFLEILKSTLSSVAGLIILLLLTSMIITELSPWQPILESSFLPPFYSKEYFTLLFFIAACGIISALFFTAFFGFPFGRSLKKRLQGIAGAIEAISKGKLDYRLDLEGEDELAQISEKYNHMADRIEGQVLALQKLANENAELLQQSQAAASLEERRKLARELHDAVSQQLFAASMNLSALPRLMTQNPEQAQTLMGQIEKIVNQAQQELRALILHLRPVTLDGQTLIDGLDQLLTEIQGKYSELQLKWDIQLEIKLESGIEDHLFRVIQEALSNMLRHAKATRIELRLWHKGERILLFMEDNGVGFDQNTKKKSSYGLATMHERIMDIGGHIDILSYPSKGTRIDIRIPIKSRKGEE
- the liaF gene encoding cell wall-active antibiotics response protein LiaF; amino-acid sequence: MARYLWGLLLLLLGGAFLLSNIGLLDIEFNIGWILATFWPAILIIWGVSELINALNRLVTNNRSVSGSVFTGLLLTFLGLIFLGNNLDWFSISFRDIWTYAWPLLIIYIGFKLILNNRFHQRRVRKWKNDKHLDMKTQDFPVRRKMMVGDMKIGRGSWNLEDMTVWLGAGDVDIDLTKAIIPAGETIIDISGFVGEISVLIPENLSVHVDAKVRVGEVDVLGDSANGTGRSAFYQSEDYNEAIKKVYIVATLSAGEIDIRRAD
- a CDS encoding ABC transporter permease, coding for MKTNQQSSNQNMLHAQGAMEFPIQQGGFRRKITEWLILSRIQFSIIREAWVWIFVMACMFPLTTLMFLRFFTVDPTPEMMTRIITGNMLFGLVIMGLNVMSQEISWQKHQGHFTYYSSLPIAKINFIFANLLRGLIMCVPSFVILAFIGQAVYDLQFTFSWGLILVLMLTVSSVVGLGVLIGFWSPNHQLVNMLAQALMMVVGFMSPVLIDISQLPVFLQWLSYIFPTTYAADAMRTVLIEGWSNSVLINTLILLAYTLVSVFLIIKKVDWRVENK
- a CDS encoding ABC transporter ATP-binding protein — protein: MITYVYELDHVNKEYKKGKVQANKDISFYVQRGEILGLLGPNGAGKSTLIKQMVGHIVPTSGKVFYQGVEVLQQTKKVAQEVAYYSQEPHALTSLKVWEALYFTGRLRGLPKDVALKQSEELLQRFELESLRNKLLKNISGGQKRLIGIGTCLIGYSPVMILDEPTNELDPKKRRLVWDLIKERNQQGATIILVTHNVLEAEQVVDRVAVVNHGQLLAIDHISHLKQRVDQRMRLEVTATSGKSDLLSKELSELGEWTKVGENRIRTLLEKQDASQAIERLGDPALPLEEYSLVPPNLEDVYFHIDDDRIQENAEAV
- a CDS encoding M23 family metallopeptidase: MKAIQPVLKSIGVGALALTLLTACSTEDENIPIDPDNSESTEQTDPVEGDEGESIVTIDPQEFGEAFTRGDFSEIYAQTSSDFKAAVDEAAFIELSTSYNENVTSFELLSTIPVQGLMEYLWIDQSGTKGIQTYFDADQAIAGLQLTPLSSFPETDEKLSETSFIVPTTETWFTFWGGRNVMVNYHYAVESQRYAYDWSIMQNGSSYAGDPAENESYFAFGKEVVAPAGGTVISVENGIQDNTPQVETNAEQPLGNHVILDHGNGEFSVLAHFKEGSVTVAEGDTVEQGDLLGLCGNSGNSSEPHIHFHVMDDADWMHASSIRVNFEGEIDPKRGDEVPAGKN
- a CDS encoding glycosyltransferase, whose product is MLLFDVLAVLTLVYWLGIFIDSLIGLRSIKEIQKMPNDRVHHNNPTAANYNGSMSNVGLPFVSVIVAARNEEKDISRTIKQLLAQDYPAFEVIAVNDRSTDGTANRLSELQAWWEEQSINRSSSPTLKQLDITELPDGWIGKNHALYQGVQLAKGEYLLFTDADVRFDPAMLRSAVAAAQGEQVDLLTLSPQMEAKHFVLRLFVHYFLFSFTLFKRLWVANNDKQHKYGVGIGAFNLIKKSVYEEIGTHRSISMRPDDDLQLGMKVKQGGFRQRVHTAKSMLQVEWYPTLKEAIQGLEKNAFAGLHYSYALAFFALFGQLFVFLFPFIAIFIWQDWKLLSYGLTIALIFTLYLLHVRKMSSDSGLNMFLLPVSVLLFCFVFVRAILLTMFKGGIVWRGTFYRLTELRKKNE